ACATGTAGCTTATGCCAAAGATCGCGGCGGTAATAAAGTCAAAGTAAACTGGTTTGGAAAAACTACCAACCTGCACCGGGTGTGGGATAGCCAACTGCTTGATAGCAACAAGCTATCTTTAGGTGAATATGCTGAGCAACTTCAGCGCCGATACCCAAGCAACGACCCGCTTTATCACTATGATGAATGGTTGAATCAAAGCCGCGCCCTATTGCCTGCCATTTATCAACTTGGCGATAAAAACTTATCTAATGACTACGCAAATCAACATCGCCCCACCCTAGAGCTACAAATAGTTCGCGCCGGCCAGCGCTTGGCTAAAAAGCTAAATCAAATATTTAGTAGCAGTCCTTAAAACGGCTCCGTTGAAGTGATCCTATTTCGCTGAGCAACGTTATACTCTATATAACGCAAAGGAGCTGACAGCATGAATA
The Agarivorans aestuarii DNA segment above includes these coding regions:
- a CDS encoding S1/P1 nuclease, yielding MKGHQLIAFLAQQQLEPQSQQHIDQILDGKSMLVLATWADYARKQDAWKHTGPWHYINIPNGQSLEQSQRNPKGDVLSQLEYFEQQLKQAHLSKRERQQALKFYIHFVGDIHQPLHVAYAKDRGGNKVKVNWFGKTTNLHRVWDSQLLDSNKLSLGEYAEQLQRRYPSNDPLYHYDEWLNQSRALLPAIYQLGDKNLSNDYANQHRPTLELQIVRAGQRLAKKLNQIFSSSP